In Arthrobacter sp. QXT-31, one genomic interval encodes:
- a CDS encoding alcohol dehydrogenase catalytic domain-containing protein, with amino-acid sequence MKAAVLYSTVPSGTGYAEAQALRIEELDRPEPRAGELGIAITYSSLCHSDLSVVDGSRVRPLPMALGHEAVGRVEAVGEGVEGVSVGDHVVLVFVPSCGDCRACKAGRPALCHRAAEVNGSGDLLHGEALLRTPAGERINHHLGVSAFADYAVVARESVVVIDDDVPDTVAAMFGCAVLTGMGAVLNTAAVTAGQSVAVFGLGAVGLSAVMAAALAGASSVIAIDPNTGKHGLALKCGATAVGTPEDAARLIAEATGDGVDTAVEAVGSARVIASCLEHVTRGGAVVSVGLPHPSAELTVPALQFAGAGKRLLGSYMGDAVPGRDIPLYLGYWREGKLPVELLHTDSRPLAEINEGLDALAAGQVVRRLFQA; translated from the coding sequence ATGAAAGCAGCCGTTCTTTATTCCACCGTTCCTTCCGGAACCGGCTACGCCGAAGCTCAGGCGCTCCGGATCGAGGAGTTGGACCGGCCGGAACCCCGCGCCGGAGAGCTGGGCATCGCCATCACCTACTCCAGCCTGTGCCACTCGGATCTCTCAGTGGTGGACGGTTCCCGTGTCAGGCCCCTTCCCATGGCGCTTGGGCACGAGGCCGTCGGGCGGGTTGAGGCTGTTGGGGAGGGCGTCGAGGGCGTCTCTGTCGGCGACCACGTCGTCCTGGTCTTCGTCCCCAGCTGCGGGGACTGCCGGGCATGCAAAGCCGGGCGGCCGGCCCTCTGCCACCGGGCAGCGGAAGTCAACGGTTCAGGAGACCTGCTGCACGGCGAGGCGCTGCTGCGGACACCGGCGGGGGAGCGGATCAACCACCACCTGGGCGTCTCGGCCTTCGCTGACTACGCTGTGGTAGCGCGGGAGTCTGTGGTGGTGATTGACGACGACGTCCCGGACACCGTCGCGGCGATGTTCGGTTGCGCCGTGCTCACCGGCATGGGCGCCGTGCTGAACACGGCCGCCGTCACGGCCGGGCAGTCGGTGGCCGTCTTCGGGCTCGGTGCCGTTGGGCTGTCCGCAGTCATGGCGGCGGCACTCGCCGGCGCCTCATCCGTGATTGCCATCGACCCCAATACGGGCAAGCACGGACTCGCGCTGAAATGCGGCGCCACCGCCGTTGGCACGCCCGAGGACGCTGCCCGCCTGATCGCGGAGGCAACGGGCGACGGCGTGGACACGGCCGTTGAGGCGGTGGGGTCAGCGAGGGTGATTGCCTCCTGCCTTGAACACGTGACGCGCGGAGGGGCAGTAGTCTCGGTCGGCCTGCCCCACCCGTCCGCCGAGCTGACGGTGCCCGCCCTGCAATTCGCAGGTGCCGGCAAGCGCCTGCTCGGGTCCTACATGGGCGATGCCGTCCCCGGGCGGGACATCCCGCTCTATCTCGGCTACTGGCGGGAGGGCAAGCTGCCGGTGGAACTGCTGCACACCGACTCGCGGCCGCTGGCTGAGATCAACGAGGGCCTCGATGCCTTGGCCGCCGGGCAGGTCGTGCGGCGGCTCTTCCAGGCCTGA
- a CDS encoding DeoR/GlpR family DNA-binding transcription regulator, with the protein MTRTDRLTAILDLLAEAGQVEVEEIVTRLGVSPATARRDLDSLAKRRLLTRTRGGATTGALAYDLPGRYNRDDHAVAKQEIALAASALIAPGMVIGLCGGTTSTALAQILATREDLNSPSNQPTLTVVTNAINIASQLAVRPNIKVMVTGGILNTRSYELVGPYTDIIMQKVVLDIAFIGVNGVDAEVGPTNTGEAEATVNALLASRASVSYVIADSSKVGRRAFATMDGYDFTRLITDAGISAADKAAFEARGTEVIVAGA; encoded by the coding sequence ATGACCCGCACCGACCGACTGACGGCCATCCTTGATCTCCTTGCCGAAGCCGGCCAAGTGGAAGTTGAGGAGATTGTCACGCGGCTCGGCGTCTCGCCAGCTACGGCCCGGCGCGACCTGGACAGCCTGGCCAAGCGGCGGCTGCTGACGCGGACCCGCGGCGGCGCCACCACGGGCGCTCTGGCCTATGACCTTCCCGGCAGGTACAACCGGGACGACCACGCCGTGGCCAAGCAGGAGATCGCCCTCGCCGCCTCGGCGCTCATCGCCCCGGGCATGGTCATCGGGCTGTGTGGCGGCACCACGAGCACCGCCCTCGCGCAGATCCTGGCCACCCGCGAAGATCTCAACTCGCCGTCGAACCAGCCCACGCTCACGGTGGTGACCAACGCCATCAACATCGCCTCGCAGCTTGCCGTCCGGCCCAACATCAAAGTGATGGTCACCGGGGGCATCCTCAACACCCGGTCGTATGAACTCGTGGGCCCGTACACGGACATCATCATGCAGAAGGTGGTGCTGGACATCGCCTTCATCGGGGTCAACGGCGTCGATGCCGAGGTGGGGCCCACAAACACTGGCGAGGCCGAGGCCACGGTGAACGCCCTGCTCGCCAGCCGGGCCAGTGTCTCATACGTGATCGCGGACTCCTCGAAAGTGGGCCGCCGGGCGTTCGCCACCATGGACGGCTACGATTTCACCCGGCTCATCACCGACGCCGGCATCTCCGCGGCGGACAAGGCTGCGTTCGAGGCGCGCGGCACCGAAGTGATCGTCGCCGGCGCCTAA
- a CDS encoding MFS transporter codes for MSTDHSAARRAEETDVKASGLRKVVTASMAGTVVEWYEFFLYASAATLVFGKMFFPNSGTELDGIIAAFVTYAVGFVARPIGGIVFGHFGDKFGRKQLLQLSIILVGVSTFLMGCLPTFAQIGYWAPALLVFLRFVQGFAVGGEWGGAVLLVAEHSPNKSRGFWSSWPQSAVPMGNLLATGVLFTLSSTLSQEAFLGWGWRVAFWLSAVIVIIGYYIRTKVQDAPIFIEARKEVTVEHKGYGVAEVFRRYPRGVFTAMGLRFAENILYYLVVTFSITYLKVVVQTDTSRILLLLLVAHFIHFCAVPLVGKLSDSFGRRPVYMVGAVLGGTWGFFAFPMMDTANDIVILAAITIGLLFHALMYAGQPSIMAEMFPTRMRYSGVSLGYQVTSIVAGSMAPIIATSLLSSFNSSTPVALYLLGACIVTAVAVFFLKETRGISLRDVDAADAKGTADLLAAAKK; via the coding sequence ATGAGTACGGATCACTCCGCCGCAAGGCGTGCAGAGGAAACCGACGTTAAGGCCTCGGGCCTGAGAAAAGTTGTCACGGCCTCAATGGCCGGCACGGTGGTCGAATGGTATGAGTTTTTCCTCTATGCCTCGGCAGCAACTTTGGTGTTCGGCAAGATGTTCTTCCCCAATTCGGGGACGGAACTGGACGGCATCATCGCCGCCTTTGTGACCTATGCGGTCGGGTTCGTTGCCCGCCCCATTGGCGGCATCGTCTTCGGCCACTTCGGGGACAAGTTCGGCCGCAAGCAGCTGCTGCAGCTGAGCATCATCCTGGTGGGTGTTTCCACCTTCCTCATGGGCTGCCTGCCTACCTTCGCGCAGATCGGCTACTGGGCCCCGGCTCTGCTGGTGTTCCTGCGCTTCGTCCAGGGCTTCGCCGTGGGCGGTGAGTGGGGCGGCGCCGTGCTGCTCGTTGCCGAGCACAGCCCCAACAAGTCCCGCGGATTCTGGTCCAGCTGGCCGCAGTCCGCCGTTCCCATGGGCAACCTCCTGGCCACCGGCGTGCTGTTCACCCTTTCCTCCACCCTCTCGCAGGAAGCGTTCCTTGGCTGGGGTTGGCGCGTCGCCTTCTGGCTGTCTGCCGTGATCGTCATCATTGGCTACTACATCCGCACCAAGGTCCAGGACGCCCCGATCTTCATCGAGGCCCGCAAGGAAGTCACGGTCGAGCACAAGGGCTACGGCGTCGCTGAAGTTTTCCGCCGCTACCCGCGCGGTGTCTTCACCGCCATGGGCCTGCGCTTTGCCGAGAACATCCTGTACTACCTGGTGGTGACCTTCTCCATCACGTACCTGAAGGTCGTAGTCCAGACGGACACCTCACGGATCCTCCTGCTGCTGCTGGTGGCGCACTTCATCCACTTCTGCGCCGTCCCGCTTGTTGGCAAGCTCTCCGACAGCTTCGGCCGGCGTCCGGTCTACATGGTGGGCGCCGTCCTCGGCGGAACCTGGGGCTTCTTCGCCTTCCCCATGATGGACACCGCCAACGACATCGTTATTCTGGCTGCCATCACCATCGGCCTGCTGTTCCACGCACTCATGTACGCGGGGCAGCCGTCGATCATGGCGGAGATGTTCCCCACCCGGATGCGCTACTCCGGCGTTTCCCTGGGCTACCAGGTGACCTCCATTGTTGCCGGTTCCATGGCGCCGATCATCGCCACATCACTTCTGAGCAGCTTCAACTCCTCCACTCCGGTGGCCCTGTATCTGCTCGGCGCCTGCATCGTGACCGCAGTAGCCGTGTTCTTCCTCAAGGAAACACGGGGCATCTCGCTCCGCGACGTGGACGCCGCAGACGCCAAGGGCACTGCCGACCTTCTGGCGGCCGCCAAGAAGTAG
- the metX gene encoding homoserine O-acetyltransferase MetX — translation MTISVSHTDAPAGKTPAGAVLDGPVPDGTVQYRSIGSLELEAGGFLPDVTLAYETWGTLNEDGSNAILVEHALTGSTHVTRGAGDEEGWWEQLAGPGAPADTDRFFVISINILGGCYGSTGPSSPAPDGKPWGSRFPLVTLRDSTVAEARLADLLGISSWHAVVGGSMGGARALEWAVTFPERVRRCGVISVGARSTAEQIAFAQAQTLAIRQDRHFNGGDYYGGPEPAEGLALARRIAHITYRSAYELDFRFGRNAQAAEEPLQADALAGRGRYQVESYLDHQGNKLVRRFDANSYIALTEALMSHDVTRGRGTLKEALARATADFFIAAVDTDRLYFPAQSLELAEALPGNVDVHMIEAPIGHDGFLTEIGQLNGQLRAHLLG, via the coding sequence ATGACGATTTCTGTCAGCCACACCGACGCTCCGGCCGGGAAGACGCCCGCAGGCGCTGTTCTGGATGGCCCCGTTCCGGACGGCACTGTCCAGTACCGCAGCATCGGCAGCCTGGAACTCGAAGCCGGAGGGTTCCTGCCGGACGTGACCCTGGCCTACGAAACGTGGGGAACGCTCAACGAGGACGGTTCCAACGCCATCCTCGTCGAACACGCCCTGACCGGCAGTACCCATGTGACGCGCGGTGCCGGGGACGAGGAGGGCTGGTGGGAGCAGCTCGCCGGGCCGGGCGCGCCAGCGGATACTGACAGGTTCTTCGTCATTTCCATCAACATCCTGGGCGGCTGTTACGGGTCCACCGGGCCGTCGTCGCCTGCCCCGGACGGCAAGCCCTGGGGTTCCCGCTTTCCGCTGGTGACCCTCCGGGACTCCACCGTCGCCGAGGCCAGGCTCGCCGACCTGCTCGGCATCAGCAGCTGGCACGCCGTCGTGGGCGGATCCATGGGCGGGGCGCGGGCCCTCGAATGGGCAGTCACCTTCCCGGAGCGGGTGCGCCGCTGCGGTGTCATTTCCGTCGGGGCCAGGAGCACGGCCGAACAGATCGCCTTCGCCCAGGCGCAGACCCTGGCCATCCGGCAGGACCGCCACTTCAACGGCGGCGACTACTACGGCGGCCCGGAACCCGCTGAGGGCCTGGCGCTCGCGCGGCGGATTGCCCACATTACCTACCGGTCCGCCTACGAACTCGATTTCCGGTTCGGCAGGAACGCCCAGGCAGCTGAGGAGCCGCTGCAGGCGGATGCCCTGGCAGGCCGCGGCCGCTACCAGGTGGAGAGCTACCTGGACCACCAGGGCAACAAGCTGGTCCGGCGCTTCGACGCCAACAGCTATATCGCCCTGACGGAGGCTCTCATGAGCCATGACGTCACGCGCGGGAGGGGGACGCTGAAGGAGGCCCTGGCCCGGGCCACCGCCGACTTCTTCATTGCCGCCGTGGACACCGACCGGCTCTACTTTCCCGCCCAGTCGCTCGAACTCGCCGAGGCGCTGCCGGGGAACGTTGACGTGCACATGATCGAGGCGCCGATCGGCCATGACGGCTTCCTCACGGAGATCGGCCAGCTGAACGGGCAGTTGCGCGCGCATCTGCTGGGCTGA
- a CDS encoding amidohydrolase family protein has product MSTLITNIAELMTQDAEHRVLKDAAAVIEGERISWIGPAASAPAADDAVDAGGRAVLPGWVDSHTHLIFAGDRTAEFEARMAGEEYSAGGIAVTTNATRNTSDYDLTRLAQGRVAEAVSQGTTYLETKTGYGLDVEQEARSAWIASTVADEVTYLGAHLVPAGIDADEYTRLACGPMLEAARPYVRWADVFCERGAFSEEQSRAVLQASREAGLGLRVHGNQLGHGPGVSLAVEFGAASVDHVNYLSEQDIASLAAGWSGWDAAGTGSRGTDSRGTVATCLPACDLSTRQPLAPGRQLLDAGVPIALASNCNPGTSYTSSMSFCVTTAVLQMGLSVHEAVRAATYGGALALRRESGNDADGERAVGSIAVGHRADLHVLNAPSATHLAYRPGMPLTHAVWRAGVRAR; this is encoded by the coding sequence ATGAGCACCCTGATCACCAACATTGCCGAACTGATGACCCAGGACGCGGAGCACCGTGTCCTCAAGGACGCGGCAGCGGTGATCGAAGGGGAACGCATCTCCTGGATCGGCCCGGCAGCCTCAGCTCCCGCGGCCGACGATGCCGTGGACGCCGGCGGCCGTGCCGTGCTGCCCGGCTGGGTGGACTCCCACACGCACCTGATTTTTGCCGGGGACCGGACGGCGGAATTCGAGGCGCGGATGGCGGGGGAGGAGTACAGCGCGGGCGGCATCGCCGTCACGACGAACGCCACCCGGAACACCAGCGACTATGACCTCACAAGGCTGGCCCAGGGCCGTGTCGCCGAAGCCGTGTCCCAGGGCACCACGTACCTGGAGACGAAAACCGGGTACGGCCTGGATGTGGAGCAGGAGGCCAGGAGCGCCTGGATCGCCTCCACGGTGGCGGACGAGGTCACGTACCTGGGGGCCCACCTGGTGCCGGCCGGCATTGACGCGGACGAATACACCAGGCTCGCCTGCGGCCCCATGCTGGAGGCCGCCCGCCCATATGTCCGCTGGGCCGACGTGTTCTGCGAACGGGGCGCCTTTTCCGAGGAGCAGTCCCGCGCCGTGCTGCAGGCCAGCCGCGAGGCCGGGCTGGGGCTGCGGGTGCACGGCAACCAGCTGGGGCACGGCCCTGGTGTCAGCCTCGCGGTGGAGTTCGGCGCAGCCAGCGTTGACCACGTGAACTATCTCTCGGAGCAGGACATCGCCAGCCTCGCCGCCGGCTGGTCCGGCTGGGATGCCGCTGGAACGGGCAGCCGAGGAACAGACAGCCGCGGAACAGTGGCCACCTGCCTGCCGGCCTGCGACCTCTCCACGCGGCAGCCCTTGGCCCCCGGACGGCAGCTGCTTGATGCTGGCGTGCCCATCGCACTGGCATCCAACTGCAATCCCGGCACGTCCTACACGAGTTCCATGTCCTTTTGCGTCACCACCGCAGTCCTACAAATGGGCCTGAGCGTGCATGAGGCCGTGCGGGCGGCGACGTACGGCGGTGCCTTGGCGCTGCGGCGCGAGTCCGGAAACGACGCCGACGGCGAACGCGCGGTGGGCTCGATCGCCGTCGGACACCGCGCGGACCTGCACGTCCTCAACGCCCCCTCCGCCACGCACCTCGCCTACCGGCCCGGCATGCCGCTCACCCACGCCGTTTGGCGCGCGGGGGTGCGGGCACGGTAG
- a CDS encoding LysR family transcriptional regulator, translating into MCINAHKVKGLPVDTRRLPSPDDLLILLTVARLGRFNAVAEALGTTHTTISRRILALDKQLGGRTLERSPQGWELTQLGASAVEAAEAIENTLGSLSGLISQDQSALSGLVRVATTDGVGAVFVTPALVRLQQQNPQLNIEMLSATRKVSQNRSGVDLEIVVGRTDVSNAQTIFLSNYYLRLYVSRGYAAEHGLPEKLDDVGQHGFVSYVESALQVEELGHRWSSQLPMPKSSFQATSVFAQVEAVRQGAGIGLLPNFMVAGQADFVPVLAGDFQRQVPIWAVARPEALRSGPVQAVIAGLKDEVKQHQDLLAA; encoded by the coding sequence ATGTGCATCAATGCACATAAAGTGAAAGGCTTACCCGTGGACACGAGGCGGCTTCCGAGTCCGGACGACCTGCTGATTCTGCTCACAGTCGCACGCCTGGGACGGTTCAACGCTGTGGCGGAAGCGCTCGGCACAACCCACACCACCATCTCCCGCCGCATCCTGGCACTGGACAAGCAGCTTGGCGGGCGCACCCTGGAACGCAGCCCGCAGGGCTGGGAGCTGACGCAGCTGGGAGCCTCTGCCGTGGAGGCGGCTGAAGCTATCGAGAACACCCTTGGATCGCTCTCCGGCCTGATCAGCCAGGACCAGAGCGCCCTGTCCGGCCTGGTGCGGGTAGCGACGACGGACGGCGTGGGAGCGGTGTTCGTCACCCCTGCCCTGGTCCGGCTGCAGCAACAGAACCCGCAGCTGAACATCGAGATGCTGAGCGCCACACGCAAGGTCAGCCAGAACAGATCCGGCGTTGACCTGGAAATTGTGGTGGGCAGGACCGACGTCAGCAACGCGCAGACGATCTTCCTCAGCAACTACTACCTGCGCTTATACGTCAGCCGCGGCTATGCCGCTGAGCATGGTCTGCCGGAAAAGCTCGACGACGTCGGGCAGCACGGCTTTGTCTCTTACGTTGAGTCCGCGCTCCAGGTGGAAGAGCTGGGGCACCGCTGGTCCTCGCAGCTGCCCATGCCCAAATCAAGCTTCCAGGCCACCAGCGTGTTCGCCCAGGTGGAGGCAGTCCGGCAGGGCGCAGGCATCGGACTGCTGCCGAACTTCATGGTGGCGGGGCAGGCGGACTTCGTACCGGTGCTGGCCGGGGACTTCCAGCGCCAGGTTCCCATCTGGGCGGTGGCACGCCCCGAAGCCCTGCGATCCGGCCCTGTTCAGGCCGTCATCGCAGGGCTCAAGGACGAAGTGAAGCAGCACCAGGATCTGCTTGCGGCCTGA
- a CDS encoding bifunctional o-acetylhomoserine/o-acetylserine sulfhydrylase, whose translation MSNAWSFETRQIHAGQVPDGATGARSLPIYQTTSFVFPSADSAADRFALAEIAPIYTRIGNPTQDAVEQRIASLEGGLAALLLSSGQAAETYAILNIAEAGDHVVASPSLYGGTYNLLAHTLKKFGVSVTFVADPDDLQQWRDAVQPNTKLFFAEVVSNPRQDVLDIEGVSRAAHEAGVPLIVDNTLSTPYLIRPLEWGADIVVHSATKYLGGHGAAIAGVIVDSGKFDFGKDPERFPGFNTPDPTYNGLVYARDLGAGGALGANLSYILKARVQLLRDLGSAVSPFNAFLIAQGLETLSLRVERHVANAVAVAGWLEARDDVESVAYAGLPSSPWYERGLKYGPKGTGAVVAFTVAGGAEAGKRFVDALELHSHVANIGDVRSLVIHPASTTHSQLTPEQQSVAGVAPGLVRLSVGLEHIDDILADLDAGFRAAKGA comes from the coding sequence ATGTCCAACGCATGGTCATTTGAAACGCGCCAGATCCACGCCGGCCAGGTGCCCGACGGCGCCACCGGCGCACGGTCCCTGCCCATTTACCAGACGACGTCGTTCGTCTTCCCCAGCGCCGACAGCGCAGCAGACCGTTTCGCGCTCGCCGAGATCGCCCCCATCTACACCCGGATCGGCAATCCGACCCAGGACGCCGTCGAGCAGCGGATCGCCAGCCTGGAGGGAGGGCTTGCGGCGCTGCTCCTGAGCTCCGGCCAGGCCGCCGAAACGTACGCCATCCTCAATATCGCCGAAGCCGGGGACCACGTGGTGGCCAGTCCCAGCCTTTACGGCGGCACCTACAACCTGCTGGCCCACACGCTGAAGAAGTTCGGCGTCTCCGTTACCTTCGTGGCGGACCCGGACGACCTGCAGCAGTGGCGCGATGCAGTCCAGCCGAACACCAAGCTCTTTTTCGCCGAAGTGGTATCCAACCCGCGGCAGGACGTCCTCGACATCGAGGGCGTCTCCCGGGCAGCACACGAAGCCGGCGTGCCGCTCATCGTGGACAACACCCTGTCCACCCCCTACCTCATCAGGCCGCTTGAATGGGGCGCGGACATCGTGGTGCACTCGGCCACCAAGTACCTGGGCGGACACGGGGCCGCCATTGCCGGTGTCATCGTGGATTCAGGAAAGTTCGACTTCGGCAAGGACCCGGAACGCTTCCCCGGCTTCAACACGCCGGACCCCACCTACAACGGCCTCGTCTATGCCCGCGACCTCGGCGCAGGCGGCGCCCTGGGTGCCAATCTGTCCTACATCCTGAAGGCGCGGGTCCAGCTGCTCCGCGACCTGGGCTCGGCGGTGTCCCCGTTCAATGCCTTCCTTATCGCGCAGGGCCTGGAAACACTGAGCCTGCGCGTGGAGCGCCACGTGGCCAACGCCGTGGCCGTGGCTGGCTGGCTTGAGGCCCGGGACGATGTGGAATCCGTCGCCTACGCCGGACTGCCGTCCAGCCCCTGGTATGAGCGCGGCCTGAAGTACGGGCCCAAAGGCACCGGCGCGGTGGTGGCCTTTACCGTGGCGGGCGGTGCCGAAGCCGGCAAGCGCTTCGTGGATGCCCTGGAACTGCACTCCCATGTGGCGAACATTGGCGACGTCCGCTCCCTCGTCATCCACCCGGCGTCGACGACGCACAGCCAGCTGACTCCGGAGCAGCAAAGCGTTGCCGGGGTTGCCCCCGGACTGGTCCGGCTGTCCGTGGGCCTGGAGCACATCGACGACATCCTTGCCGACCTCGATGCCGGATTCAGGGCCGCGAAAGGCGCCTGA
- a CDS encoding histidine phosphatase family protein, with amino-acid sequence MSAPGKIIMIRHGQSAANADTSIYNRVPDYRIPLTELGLEQAKAAGERVRRELDGRKVSVYVSPYLRAYQTLEALDLGSLTERVIEEPRLREQDWANFQISGDIEDQKELRNAYGHFFYRFREGESGSDVYDRISSFMETLYRHWSKPDYSPNSLLVTHGLTMRLFCMRWFHWSVEYFESLNNPENAEIRMLVRNGEGKYELDTPFTQWVDRRVDETVLDAPPVIF; translated from the coding sequence ATGAGCGCTCCCGGGAAAATCATCATGATCCGGCACGGCCAGTCGGCCGCCAACGCGGACACCTCCATCTACAACAGGGTGCCCGACTACCGGATACCGCTGACGGAACTTGGGCTGGAGCAGGCGAAGGCCGCCGGGGAGCGCGTCCGGCGCGAGCTCGACGGCCGGAAGGTGAGCGTCTACGTTTCACCGTACCTGCGCGCGTACCAGACCCTGGAGGCACTGGACCTGGGCTCCCTGACGGAACGGGTGATCGAGGAACCGCGGCTGCGCGAACAGGACTGGGCCAACTTCCAGATCTCCGGCGACATCGAGGACCAGAAGGAGCTCCGCAACGCCTACGGCCACTTCTTTTACCGCTTCCGGGAAGGCGAATCCGGCTCGGACGTCTACGACCGGATCTCCTCCTTCATGGAAACCCTGTACCGGCACTGGTCCAAGCCGGACTACTCCCCCAACAGCCTGCTGGTCACGCACGGGTTGACGATGCGGCTGTTCTGCATGCGCTGGTTCCACTGGTCCGTGGAGTACTTCGAGTCGCTGAACAACCCGGAGAACGCCGAGATCCGCATGCTGGTGCGCAACGGTGAGGGCAAGTATGAACTCGATACGCCGTTCACGCAGTGGGTGGACCGGAGGGTGGACGAGACGGTGCTGGACGCGCCTCCTGTGATCTTCTGA
- a CDS encoding VOC family protein produces MRMDHVSYACEHDGLAATTERISSALGVEAVKGGVHPRFGTRNMIIPLAGHKYLEVVEVLDHPASDKAPFGQAVRARSAAGGGWMGWCVEVDDLAPFEERLGRSAVNGNRKFPDGRELIWKQIGILGLIADPQVPYMLKWEGDPELHPSNAYDSNVKMSTLTIAGSAERVTEWLGEPVERPLEDVAVNWVAPHGTPGILSVTFETAAGAVTI; encoded by the coding sequence ATGCGCATGGATCACGTCTCTTACGCCTGTGAACACGATGGCCTCGCGGCCACCACCGAACGTATCTCCTCCGCCCTCGGCGTCGAAGCCGTTAAGGGCGGGGTGCACCCCCGGTTTGGAACCCGGAACATGATCATCCCGCTGGCCGGTCACAAGTACCTTGAGGTCGTTGAGGTCCTGGACCACCCGGCGTCGGACAAGGCACCGTTCGGCCAGGCCGTCCGGGCCCGGTCCGCAGCGGGCGGCGGCTGGATGGGCTGGTGCGTCGAAGTTGACGACCTCGCCCCGTTCGAGGAGCGCCTCGGCCGCTCCGCCGTCAACGGCAACCGCAAGTTTCCTGACGGCCGGGAACTTATCTGGAAGCAGATCGGCATCCTGGGGCTCATCGCGGACCCCCAGGTTCCGTACATGCTGAAGTGGGAAGGCGATCCGGAACTGCACCCGTCCAACGCCTATGACAGCAATGTGAAGATGTCCACCCTCACGATCGCGGGCTCCGCCGAGCGCGTGACCGAGTGGCTAGGCGAGCCCGTGGAACGGCCGCTGGAAGACGTCGCCGTGAACTGGGTGGCCCCGCACGGTACGCCGGGAATCCTCTCCGTCACGTTCGAAACCGCAGCGGGCGCCGTCACCATCTGA
- a CDS encoding CPBP family intramembrane glutamic endopeptidase, which yields MLVPSRRRLRFEVWIVLGLSLGQSAVYSVVQLLDKMTRAPLAQGTSTLNRSQSTREYFDLTYQLLDIIFALVPVLLVIYFLTDQRQSNSGLGQDGGSAFRKLGFNFARPGKDLLQGLGLAALIGLPSLGLYAAGRALGITTAIIPSGLDAYWWTVPVLILSALRHAVVEEVIVVGYLLDRFGKFGWSVPLAIFVSSMLRGTYHLYQGFGPFIGNAVMGVVFAWVYTKTRRVMPLVIAHALLDIVAFVGFSLFGKAAGLG from the coding sequence ATGTTGGTTCCTTCCCGCCGCCGGCTGCGGTTTGAAGTCTGGATTGTCCTTGGGCTGTCGCTGGGGCAATCAGCCGTCTACTCCGTGGTGCAGCTGCTGGACAAGATGACCCGGGCGCCGCTGGCGCAGGGGACTTCCACGCTCAACAGGTCACAGAGCACCCGCGAATACTTCGACCTGACCTATCAGCTGCTGGACATCATCTTCGCCCTGGTGCCGGTCCTGCTGGTCATCTACTTCCTGACCGACCAGCGCCAGTCCAACTCCGGACTAGGGCAGGACGGCGGCTCCGCCTTCCGGAAACTGGGCTTCAACTTTGCCAGGCCCGGCAAGGACCTGCTGCAGGGTCTCGGGCTGGCCGCCCTGATCGGCCTCCCGTCGCTGGGGCTTTATGCCGCCGGCCGCGCACTCGGCATCACGACGGCGATCATCCCGAGCGGCCTGGACGCTTACTGGTGGACGGTGCCCGTGCTGATTCTGTCTGCCCTGCGCCACGCGGTCGTGGAGGAAGTCATTGTGGTGGGCTACCTGCTGGACCGGTTCGGCAAGTTCGGCTGGTCCGTTCCCCTGGCGATCTTCGTTTCGTCGATGCTGCGCGGCACCTACCACCTGTACCAGGGGTTCGGGCCCTTCATCGGAAACGCCGTTATGGGCGTGGTGTTCGCGTGGGTCTACACGAAGACCCGCCGGGTGATGCCGCTTGTCATCGCGCACGCGCTGCTGGACATTGTCGCCTTCGTCGGGTTCAGCCTGTTCGGCAAGGCCGCCGGACTGGGCTAG